The following proteins come from a genomic window of Salvia hispanica cultivar TCC Black 2014 chromosome 4, UniMelb_Shisp_WGS_1.0, whole genome shotgun sequence:
- the LOC125220446 gene encoding uncharacterized protein LOC125220446: MANDGYVDSSRRIDEELWAHTSAEINRLVQEHLRQQKQSAVPRPIHHRVVVPRDHLGAHQRLFDDYFAEESWFGESLFRWRFRMHRPLFLRIVLALEARYKYFRFREDASGRPGYSPIQKCTPQLGSWPIEHFYRGVVHIFGDTYLRNPAPDCQGLMEMHERVHGFPRVLGSIDCMHWEWKNCPTAWIGMYTTGFKGKNSTMILEFVADYRLWI, encoded by the exons ATGGCTAATGATGGTTATGTTGATTCATCGCGGCGAATTGACGAAGAGTTGTGGGCCCATACGTCCGCGGAGATAAATCGGTTGGTGCAAGAGCACTTGCGCCAACAGAAGCAGTCGGCAGTCCCTCGGCCCATCCATCATCGAGTTGTAGTCCCCCGGGACCATCTCGGTGCCCACCAACGGTTGTTCGACGACTATTTTGCTGAGGAGTCGTGGTTTGGGGAGTCATTGTTTCGGTGGCGTTTTAGGATGCACCGACCGCTATTTTTGCGTATTGTGTTGGCTTTAGAGGCTCGGTACAAGTATTTCCGGTTCAGGGAGGATGCAAGTGGTAGACCTGGTTACTCGCCGATACAGAAGTGCACGCCGCAATTAGGCAGTTGGCCTATCGAG CATTTCTATCGGGGCGTCGTTCACATATTCGGGGATACGTATCTTCGAAACCCTGCCCCTGACTGCCAAGGTCTGATGGAAATGCACGAGAGGGTGCACGGTTTTCCCAGAGTGTtgggcagcatagattgtatgcattgggagtggaagaactgccccACCGCTTGGATAGGGATGTACACGACCGGCTTCAAAGGCAAGAATTCCACAATGATCCTCGAATTCGTAGCTgactaccggctatggatttAG
- the LOC125220448 gene encoding uncharacterized protein LOC125220448 has translation MANDGDVDPSRRIDEELWAHTSVKINRLVQEHLRQQQQPAVPRPIHHQVVVPRDHLGAHQRLFDDYLTEEPWENASGRPGHSSIQKCTAAIRQLAYGGAADMFDEYLHIGESETTARECLQHFCRAVIHIFGDTYLRKPTPDDCQCLMDVNRRVHSFPEMLGSIDCIIRTGSTARKGIYTTGFKSKNPTMILEAVDDYRLWI, from the exons ATGGCTAATGATGGTGATGTTGATCCGTCGCGGCGAATTGACGAAGAGTTGTGGGCCCATACGTCCGTGAAGATAAATCGATTGGTGCAAGAGCACTTGCGCCAACAGCAGCAGCCGGCGGTCCCTCGGCCCATCCATCATCAAGTTGTAGTCCCCCGTGACCACCTCGGTGCCCACCAACGGTTGTTCGACGACTACTTAACTGAGGAGCCGTG GGAGAATGCGAGTGGTAGACCCGGTCACTCGTCGATACAGAAGTGCACCGCCGCAATCAGGCAATTGGCCTATGGAGGCGCAGCCGACATGTTCGATGAGTACCTTCACATTGGCGAAAGCGAAACTACTGCCCGCGAGTGTCTGCAACATTTCTGTCGGGCCGTCATTCACATATTCGGGGATACGTATCTTCGAAAGCCTACCCCTGACGACTGCCAATGTCTGATGGATGTAAACAGGAGGGTGCACAGTTTTCCAGAAATGTtgggcagcatagattgtatcATTAGGACTGGCTCCACCGCTAGGAAAGGGATATACACGACCGGATTCAAAAgcaagaatcccacgatgatcctcgaagcTGTAGATgactaccggctatggatttga
- the LOC125222296 gene encoding uncharacterized protein LOC125222296 — translation MASFTQPQFLSSLTPINKNNFTPSLQYKSFTTSKTSKIQSSNAESSPNSEQDPVKLALAKAKSYKNSVKSGVPAPKIVQTPEIGDEKDNFKQIEDSDVEMDATLAVDNAKQYQQSKILVENEKVASDAESGGDSAGGKEIPLSVKLALEKAKEYKKKTGDDNGGVADNQNLVSGLKGGDERSGGDKKSGKKDELKVSSTDFMGLGFADKKSGRGLPAGLIPLSDPFPGGKLPEVEIIVGDTSKFGDKSAPQVEENDVDLYKPKVSTWGVFPRPNNISKTFGGGRTLRPGDALETAEERAAKDERTMQLLAAYKRQYGLNIDPELKSECEKALKDGDSLMDLGKLKEASPFYERVMEKLPFKSELHGLAALQWSICQDSLNRSNEARLMYEKLQSHPSPKISKKARQFAFGFQAMEMMKVRSMARPSLSSGYQSYFNAFIQQKTNYPLKEAEADEGGLNQAIPYFIFLASPILMVLLIAASRQ, via the exons ATGGCCTCATTCACACAGCCTCAATTCCTCTCCTCCCTCACTCCAATCAACAAGAACAATTTCACTCCCTCTCTGCAATACAAGAGCTTCACAACATCTAAAACCTCAAAAATCCAATCCTCAAATGCAGAATCTTCGCCAAATTCTGAACAAGATCCTGTTAAACTTGCATTGGCCAAAGCTAAATCATACAAAAACTCTGTAAAATCCGGCGTTCCAGCTCCGAAGATCGTCCAAACGCCTGAAATCGGTGATGAGAAGGACAATTTCAAACAAATCGAGGATAGTGATGTGGAAATGGATGCAACTTTGGCTGTAGATAACGCAAAACAGTATCAACAAAGCAAAATTCTCGTAGAGAATGAAAAGGTTGCTTCGGATGCAGAGAGCGGTGGAGATTCGGCAGGAGGGAAGGAGATTCCTCTATCGGTTAAACTCGCATTGGAGAAGGCGAAGGAATATAAGAAGAAAACAGGGGATGATAATGGCGGAGTTGCAGACAACCAAAACTTAGTTTCAG GGCTTAAAGGAGGGGATGAGAGAAGTGGTGGAGATAAGAAATCTGGTAAGAAGGATGAGCTCAAGGTTTCAAGTACTGATTTTATGGGACTAGGGTTTGCGGATAAGAAGAGTGGTAGAGGCTTGCCGGCTGGTTTAATTCCGTTGTCAGACCCTTTTCCGGGAGGGAAGTTGCCTGAGGTAGAGATTATTGTCGGAGACACGAGCAAGTTTGGCGATAAATCAGCACCCCAAGTCGAAGAAAACGATGTGGATCTCTATAAGCCAAAGGTTTCCACTTGGGGAGTCTTTCCAAGACCAAACAACATTTCAAAAACA TTTGGTGGTGGGAGAACTTTACGGCCTGGGGACGCACTTGAAACTGCGGAGGAAAGGGCTGCCAAAGACGAACGAACAATGCAGTTGCTAGCTGCTTACAAGAGACAATATGGTCTAAACATTGATCCGGAACTAAAATCTGAATGTGAGAAG GCATTGAAGGATGGTGACTCATTGATGGATCTCGGCAAGCTGAAGGAGGCGTCGCCCTTTTATGAAAGAGTCATGGAGAAGCTGCCGTTCAAG AGCGAACTTCATGGATTAGCAGCTCTGCAATGGTCTATATGTCAGGACTCACTCAACAG ATCCAATGAGGCCCGTCTCATGTATGAGAAGCTTCAGTCTCACCCCAGTCCTAAAATAAGCAAGAAGGCTCGGCAGTTCGCCTTTGGCTTCCAG GCAATGGAAATGATGAAGGTTAGAAGCATGGCTCGTCCTTCGCTTAGCTCGGGTTATCAAAGTTATTTCAACGCATTTATACAGCAGAAGACAAATTATCCATTAAAAGAGGCTGAAGCGGATGAAGGTGGACTCAATCAAGCCATcccctactttatttttctggCTTCTCCCATTTTAATGGTGCTACTGATTGCTGCATCTAGGCAATAA
- the LOC125222297 gene encoding uncharacterized protein LOC125222297 isoform X3: METRGSIANDLYSNILESSIVDSDRRMNAVQVNDNFHESDADDLWYDDDSCEDSVEKSSNALDMDREWNRRHDQFHTLGYRDGLIAGKETALQEGFNIGFKDSVLTGYNWGCVRGISSAMASLPSALKEKLVETEETRKRIQQLHESVQCISSAESLKLFYEEQKRKSLKQEIAEPSSSETNQSSDAGVLENYQQSVAPLKWEKPEK; the protein is encoded by the exons ATGGAG ACACGTGGGAGTATTGCTAATGATCTCTATTCAAATATCCTGGAATCATCAATTGTTGATTCAGATAGAAGAATGAATGCAGTCCAAGTGAATGACAATTTCCATg AAAGCGATGCAGATGACTTGTGGTATGATGACGACTCTTGTGAAGATTCTGTTGAAAAATCGAGTAACGCACTCGATATGGACAGGGAGTGGAATAGGAGGCATGATCAATTCCACACG TTGGGCTACCGTGATGGTCTCATTGCTGGCAAGGAAACCGCCTTACAAGAAGGGTTCAATATCGGGTTCAAGGATTCTGTGCTTACTGGATACAATTGGGGTTGTGTGAGAGGGATTAGTAG TGCTATGGCTTCCTTGCCCAGTGCCTTGAaggaaaagttggttgaaacaGAGGAAACTCGAAAAAGAATCCAACAGTTGCACGAGTCTGTGCAGTGCATCTCATCAGCAGAATCTTTAAAGCTGTTCTATGAAGAACAGAAAAGGAAATCACTGAAGCAGGAAATAGCTGAACCCAGTTCGAGTGAAACCAATCAAAGCTCGGATGCAGGTGTTCTTGAGAATTACCAG CAATCAGTAGCACCATTAAAATGGGAGAAGccagaaaaataa
- the LOC125222297 gene encoding uncharacterized protein LOC125222297 isoform X2, with protein sequence METRGSIANDLYSNILESSIVDSDRRMNAVQVNDNFHESDADDLWYDDDSCEDSVEKSSNALDMDREWNRRHDQFHTLGYRDGLIAGKETALQEGFNIGFKDSVLTGYNWGCVRGISSAMASLPSALKEKLVETEETRKRIQQLHESVQCISSAESLKLFYEEQKRKSLKQEIAEPSSSETNQSSDAGVLENYQMQQSVAPLKWEKPEK encoded by the exons ATGGAG ACACGTGGGAGTATTGCTAATGATCTCTATTCAAATATCCTGGAATCATCAATTGTTGATTCAGATAGAAGAATGAATGCAGTCCAAGTGAATGACAATTTCCATg AAAGCGATGCAGATGACTTGTGGTATGATGACGACTCTTGTGAAGATTCTGTTGAAAAATCGAGTAACGCACTCGATATGGACAGGGAGTGGAATAGGAGGCATGATCAATTCCACACG TTGGGCTACCGTGATGGTCTCATTGCTGGCAAGGAAACCGCCTTACAAGAAGGGTTCAATATCGGGTTCAAGGATTCTGTGCTTACTGGATACAATTGGGGTTGTGTGAGAGGGATTAGTAG TGCTATGGCTTCCTTGCCCAGTGCCTTGAaggaaaagttggttgaaacaGAGGAAACTCGAAAAAGAATCCAACAGTTGCACGAGTCTGTGCAGTGCATCTCATCAGCAGAATCTTTAAAGCTGTTCTATGAAGAACAGAAAAGGAAATCACTGAAGCAGGAAATAGCTGAACCCAGTTCGAGTGAAACCAATCAAAGCTCGGATGCAGGTGTTCTTGAGAATTACCAG ATGCAGCAATCAGTAGCACCATTAAAATGGGAGAAGccagaaaaataa
- the LOC125222297 gene encoding uncharacterized protein LOC125222297 isoform X1: METRGSIANDLYSNILESSIVDSDRRMNAVQVNDNFHESDADDLWYDDDSCEDSVEKSSNALDMDREWNRRHDQFHTLGYRDGLIAGKETALQEGFNIGFKDSVLTGYNWGCVRGISSAMASLPSALKEKLVETEETRKRIQQLHESVQCISSAESLKLFYEEQKRKSLKQEIAEPSSSETNQSSDAGVLENYQVQLQSILHEAPLVEGHLKINP, translated from the exons ATGGAG ACACGTGGGAGTATTGCTAATGATCTCTATTCAAATATCCTGGAATCATCAATTGTTGATTCAGATAGAAGAATGAATGCAGTCCAAGTGAATGACAATTTCCATg AAAGCGATGCAGATGACTTGTGGTATGATGACGACTCTTGTGAAGATTCTGTTGAAAAATCGAGTAACGCACTCGATATGGACAGGGAGTGGAATAGGAGGCATGATCAATTCCACACG TTGGGCTACCGTGATGGTCTCATTGCTGGCAAGGAAACCGCCTTACAAGAAGGGTTCAATATCGGGTTCAAGGATTCTGTGCTTACTGGATACAATTGGGGTTGTGTGAGAGGGATTAGTAG TGCTATGGCTTCCTTGCCCAGTGCCTTGAaggaaaagttggttgaaacaGAGGAAACTCGAAAAAGAATCCAACAGTTGCACGAGTCTGTGCAGTGCATCTCATCAGCAGAATCTTTAAAGCTGTTCTATGAAGAACAGAAAAGGAAATCACTGAAGCAGGAAATAGCTGAACCCAGTTCGAGTGAAACCAATCAAAGCTCGGATGCAGGTGTTCTTGAGAATTACCAGGTACAGCTTCAGTCGATTCTTCACGAAGCTCCTCTGGTTGAAGgccatttgaaaataaatcctTAA